A window of the Oryza brachyantha chromosome 5, ObraRS2, whole genome shotgun sequence genome harbors these coding sequences:
- the LOC102704243 gene encoding probable calcium-binding protein CML18: protein MASARGGGGGGYGGAKVEDGGGGGAPGMPMAELEQVFRRYDANGDGKISAEELASVLRALGAPPGPGEVRRMMDEMDSDRDGFVDLTEFTAFHCSGGSGDSAKDQEAASEAELREAFRMYDADSNGKISARELHRVLRQLGDKCSVADCSRMIRSVDADGDGCVNFDEFKKMMGGGAAGRR, encoded by the coding sequence ATGGCGAgcgcgcgaggaggaggaggaggaggatacGGTGGCGCGAAGGTGGAGgacggcggagggggaggggcgCCGGGGATGCCGATGGCGGAGCTGGAGCAGGTGTTCCGGCGGTACGACGCGAACGGCGACGGGAAGATCTCGGCGGAGGAGCTGGCGTCCGTGCTGCGGGCGCTGGGggcgccgccggggccggGCGAGGTGCGCCGCATGATGGACGAGATGGACTCCGACCGCGACGGCTTCGTCGACCTCACCGAGTTCACCGCCTTCCactgcagcggcggcagcggcgacagcGCCAAGGACCAGGAGGCCGCGTCGGAGGCGGAGCTGCGGGAGGCGTTCCGCATGTACGACGCCGACAGCAACGGGAAGATCTCCGCGCGGGAGCTCCACCGCGTGCTCCGCCAGCTCGGCGACAAGTGCTCCGTCGCCGACTGCTCCCGCATGATCCGCTccgtcgacgccgacggcgacggctgcgtCAACTTCGACGAGTTCAAGAAGAtgatgggcggcggcgccgccggccggcggtaG